The following proteins come from a genomic window of Denitromonas sp.:
- the cysQ gene encoding 3'(2'),5'-bisphosphate nucleotidase CysQ codes for MLDRPALLDRLLPIVRDAGELIMTIYRSDFSVRGKADQSPVTEADERAEALILPALAALLPGTPIVAEEAVAAGKVPAVAERFWLVDPLDGTKEFISRNGEFTVNIALIENGAPTLGVVLAPALDRLFAGAVGHGAFVEDAGGRHPIAVRAEPEAGLTVVASRSHGDASALDAFLAGRKVAELRGAGSSLKICLIAAGEADLYPRLGRTMEWDIAAGHAVLAAAGGQLTRIDGTPLRYGKPDFANPHFVAAGTPD; via the coding sequence ATGCTCGACCGCCCCGCCCTGCTCGACCGCCTGCTGCCCATCGTCCGCGACGCCGGCGAACTGATCATGACGATCTACCGCTCCGACTTCTCGGTGCGCGGCAAGGCCGACCAGTCGCCCGTCACCGAGGCCGACGAGCGCGCCGAAGCGCTGATTCTGCCGGCGCTGGCCGCGCTGCTGCCGGGCACGCCCATCGTCGCCGAGGAGGCCGTCGCCGCGGGCAAGGTGCCCGCCGTGGCCGAGCGCTTCTGGCTGGTCGACCCGCTCGACGGCACCAAGGAGTTCATCAGCCGCAACGGCGAGTTCACGGTCAACATCGCGCTCATTGAGAATGGCGCTCCCACCCTCGGCGTGGTGCTGGCGCCGGCGCTGGACCGACTGTTTGCCGGCGCCGTCGGCCATGGCGCTTTCGTCGAGGACGCCGGCGGCCGCCACCCGATCGCAGTGCGTGCGGAGCCCGAAGCCGGTCTCACCGTGGTGGCCAGCCGCTCGCATGGCGACGCGAGCGCGCTCGACGCCTTTCTCGCCGGGCGCAAGGTGGCCGAGCTGCGCGGCGCCGGCTCCTCGCTCAAGATCTGCCTGATTGCCGCCGGCGAGGCCGACCTCTACCCGCGCCTGGGCCGCACCATGGAATGGGACATCGCTGCCGGCCACGCCGTGCTGGCGGCCGCCGGCGGCCAGCTCACCCGCATCGACGGCACGCCGCTGCGCTATGGCAAGCCCGATTTCGCCAACCCGCATTTCGTCGCCGCCGGCACGCCGGACTGA
- a CDS encoding SLC13 family permease → MTATWVLLSLAALVALLVHGRLSPAVLFCGWAGLYHLFGLISERDLLASYANPGLAVLLLLLLVSLVLERAPLIERFSDTLLKGGERLATLRLCLVTATCSAFLNNTAVVSTLLGTISRQRHHPASRLLLPLSYAAVLGGITTLVGTSTNLVVNSFAERAGLPTISMFQMSAVGIPVALACIVCLTLVSRWLPVRNGDDAAARQAYFVEARLTAGSPLIGRSIEANKLRNLDGLFLVEILREARLISPVSPEEILHADDVLIFTGEVEKMQVIERFPGLQVFGTRADDLLRSNLVEVVIASDSELANRTLRDVDFRTMFDAGVVGIRRGDKRLTGQLGRIPLRVGDALLLAVGADFAQHRNLARNFHRVGGAPLHPKLSPPQTRWVVGGFAAVIIAAAADWLPLFAGLLLLLGAFLASGLLSMAEIRRRFPFELILVIGAALAIAHVLESSGGAAIISRFVADSVGHLGIWGAFVGIYLMTVILTEVVTNNAAAALAFPIALSTARAFDADPTPFVMLVAYGASAGFLIPFGYQTHLMVYSPGRYRVMDFVRAGTPVALVYGAVVLWLLPRVFPFYP, encoded by the coding sequence ATGACCGCCACCTGGGTGCTCCTCTCCCTCGCTGCACTGGTGGCGCTGCTGGTGCATGGCCGCCTGTCGCCGGCCGTGCTCTTCTGCGGCTGGGCCGGGCTCTACCATCTGTTCGGCCTCATCAGCGAGCGCGACCTGCTCGCGAGCTACGCCAATCCGGGCCTGGCCGTGCTGCTCCTGCTGTTGCTGGTGTCGCTGGTGCTCGAGCGTGCGCCGCTGATCGAGCGCTTCTCCGACACCTTGCTCAAGGGCGGCGAACGCCTCGCCACCCTCCGCCTGTGCCTGGTCACCGCGACCTGCTCGGCCTTCCTCAACAACACCGCGGTGGTCAGCACCTTGCTGGGCACGATCTCACGCCAGCGCCACCATCCCGCTTCACGGCTGCTGCTGCCGCTGTCCTACGCCGCGGTGCTCGGCGGCATCACCACGCTGGTCGGCACCTCGACCAACCTGGTGGTCAATTCCTTTGCCGAGCGCGCCGGCCTGCCAACGATCTCGATGTTCCAGATGAGCGCCGTCGGCATCCCGGTCGCGCTCGCCTGCATCGTCTGCCTGACCCTGGTTTCCCGCTGGCTGCCGGTACGCAACGGCGACGACGCCGCCGCCCGCCAGGCCTATTTTGTGGAAGCGCGCCTGACGGCGGGCTCGCCGCTGATCGGACGCAGCATCGAGGCCAACAAGTTGCGCAACCTCGACGGTCTGTTCCTGGTCGAGATCCTGCGTGAGGCGCGGCTGATCTCGCCGGTGTCGCCGGAGGAGATCCTCCACGCCGACGACGTGCTGATCTTCACCGGCGAAGTGGAAAAGATGCAGGTGATCGAACGCTTCCCCGGCCTGCAGGTGTTCGGCACCCGCGCCGACGACCTGCTGCGCTCCAACCTGGTGGAGGTCGTCATTGCCAGCGATTCGGAACTGGCCAACCGGACGCTGCGCGATGTGGATTTCCGTACCATGTTCGACGCTGGCGTGGTTGGCATCCGCCGTGGCGACAAGCGCCTGACCGGACAGCTCGGCCGCATCCCGCTGCGCGTCGGCGACGCCCTGCTGCTGGCCGTCGGCGCCGACTTTGCGCAGCACCGCAACCTGGCCCGCAACTTCCACCGGGTCGGCGGCGCACCGCTGCATCCCAAGCTGAGCCCACCGCAGACGCGCTGGGTGGTCGGCGGTTTCGCCGCCGTGATCATCGCCGCCGCGGCCGACTGGCTGCCGTTGTTTGCCGGGCTGCTGCTGCTGCTCGGCGCCTTCCTGGCCAGCGGACTGCTGTCGATGGCGGAGATTCGCCGGCGCTTTCCGTTCGAGCTGATCCTGGTCATCGGCGCCGCCCTGGCCATCGCCCATGTGCTGGAGAGCTCGGGTGGCGCGGCGATCATCTCGCGCTTTGTCGCCGACAGCGTTGGGCACCTCGGCATCTGGGGCGCCTTCGTCGGCATCTACCTGATGACCGTGATCCTCACCGAAGTGGTCACCAACAACGCCGCCGCGGCACTGGCCTTTCCCATCGCGCTGTCGACGGCCCGTGCCTTCGACGCCGACCCGACGCCCTTCGTGATGCTGGTCGCCTATGGCGCCAGCGCGGGCTTCCTGATCCCCTTCGGCTACCAGACCCATCTGATGGTGTACTCGCCCGGGCGCTATCGGGTGATGGACTTCGTACGCGCGGGAACGCCGGTGGCGCTGGTGTACGGCGCCGTCGTGCTATGGCTGCTGCCGCGGGTGTTTCCGTTCTATCCGTAG